Part of the Saccharomonospora amisosensis genome is shown below.
ACCTTGGCGACCCGCTCGTAGGCCTGTTCCCGCGCGGCCGCCAGGTCGTCGCCCGTGCCCACCACCGACAGCACCCTGCCACCGCTGGAGACAACGGCGCCGTCGTCGCGGCGGCGGGTACCCGCGTGCAGCACACCTTCCGCCTCGCTTCCGCTGACGACGTCGCCGGTGCGCGGCCTTCCGGGGTAACCGTCAGCGGCGATCACGACCGTGACGGCGGCGCCGTCGGCCCACTCCAGTGGCGGGTGATCGGCCAGCGACCCCGTGGCCGTCGCGTGCAGCAGCCCCGCGATCGGGGTGCGAAGCAAAGCCAGCACGGCCTGCGTCTCCGGGTCGCCGAAACGGCAGTTGAACTCGATTACCTGTGGGCCTTGCGTCGTCAGTGCCAACCCGGCGTACAGCAGCCCTGAGAACGGGGTGCCTCGCGACGCTAGTTCGTCGACAACGGGCTGCACGACGGCCGACACCACGTCGTCGACCAGTCCGGGCGGCGCCCACGGCAGCGGCGCGTAGGCGCCCATGCCGCCGGTGTTGGGGCCGGTGTCACCGTCGCCGACGCGCTTGAAGTCCTGCGCGGGCAGCAACGGCACCACGGTTCGGCCGTCGACAAGACAGAACAGCGAAGCCTCCGGACCGTCCAGGAAGGACTCCAGCACCACGGGGTGGCCGCCGTCGAGCAGCATCAGCGCGTGCTTGCGGGCACGTTCGACGTCGCCGGTCACCACCACGCCCTTGCCAGCGGCCAGCCCGTCGTCCTTCACCACCCAGGTGGGGCCGAACCGTCCGAGCGCGGCGTCGAGGTGGGCCGGGTTGTCCACAACCTCACTGCGTGCCGTCGGCACCTTGGCCGCCGCCATGATCTCCTTGGCGAGCGACTTGGAACCCTCGATGCGGGCCGCCCGCGCCGACGGCCCGAAGCAAGCGATACCCGCCTTGCGTACGGCGTCGGCCGCGCCCGCGACAAGCGGCACCTCCGGACCGATCACGACGAGGTCGGCCTTCCACCGCACCGCCGCGGCGGCGATGTCGGACACCTCGGTCAGGTCGACACCGACGGCCTCCGCGAGCGCGGCCGTGCCCGCGTTGCCGGGCGCGCAGCCCAGCGCCGTCACCGCCGGGTCGTGGGAGGCGGCCAGTGCCAGGGCGTGCTCACGGGCTCCGGAGCCGATAACCAGGACGCGCACGGCCACAGCGTAAGCGGCGCGGGTCGCCCTTCGTTCACCGGCATGTCTCCTTACTGCCGCCGCCCCGTCGTGCGAAGGTCGCCATCCCCGAGCAAGGTTGCGACGGATCCAGGACGGCACAGGAGAGAAGGCAGAATGACGCTGTTGACACTAAGACGAGTGACCGCCGTCGCCATGGCCGGCTTCGCCGTGCTGAGCATCACCGGCGTAGCGGGCCCTGCGAGTCCGGCCGACGCGGCACCGAAGGAAGCGGGTGCCGAAAGCGGCTTCGTCGTCGTGGGACACCGTGGTGCGTCCGGTTACCGACCGGAACACACGCTCGCCAGCTACGAACTCGCCGCGCGCATGGGCGCGGACTACATCGAGCCCGATCTGGTGACCACGAAGGACGGCGTGCTGGTCGCCAGACACGAACCGGAGATCGGCGGCACCACCGACGTGGCCAGCCACCCGGAGTTCGCCGATCGCAAGACCACCAAGGTGGTGGACGGCGAACCGGTGACCGGGTGGTTCGCCGAGGACTTCACCCTCTCCGAACTCAAGACGCTGCGTGCGCAGGAACGGATTCCGCAACTGCGTCCGAACAACACGATCTACGACGGCCGCTACCAGATTCCGACCCTGCAGGAGGTCATCGACCTGGCGAAGCGGCTGTCGCGGGAACTGCACCGGGAGATCGGCATCTACCCGGAGACCAAGCACCCGACGTACTTCCGGCAGCAGGGGCTCGCGCTCGAACCGGCGCTGGTGCGCGCGCTGCGGCGAAACGGGCTGGACCGGCCCAACGCGAAGGTGTACGTGCAGTCGTTCGAGGTAGGCAACCTCGTCGAGCTGAACCGCACGTTGCGGGTTCCGCTGGTGCAGCTGATCGGCGGTTCAGGAGCGCCCTACGACTTCGTCGCCTCTGGTGACCCAAGGACCTACGACGACCTGGTGACGCCGGAGGGTCTTGCCGAGATCGCCACCTACGCCGACGGCCTCGGCCCCACCAAGGACCGGATCATCCCGCGCGACGAGAACGGCTACCTGACCGAGCCGACGGCGCTGGTGGACGACGCGCACCGGCTTGGCCTTGCCGTGCACCCGTGGACGTTCCGCGCGGAGAACGCGTTCCTGCCCGCCGAGCTGCGTTCCTCCGACGACCCGGCGGCTTGGGGCGACATCCTCGCCGAGTACGAGACCTTCCTCGCCACCGGCATCGACGGGGTGTTCGCGGATCAGCCGGACATCGCGGTGGAGGCGGCGCGGCAGCGGCGCTGACTCAGCACACTCTCGAGGCCGCCGCTCAGTTTCCCTGTCCGGCGGCCTCGAGCATGCGGTCACCGTCGCAGGCGGCCGCGCTGTACCTCTCGATCTTGCGCCGGATCAGCCGCCGGTGCTCCAGCAGCCGGTTGATCTGTTGCTCCACCCGCTGGTCGTGTTCGACGAGGATGGCGAGGCGTTGCCGCACCCCCGCCTGCCCGTCGTGCAACAGATCCACGTACCGCAACATCTGTGCGATCGGCATCTCGGTGTCGCGCAGGCAGCGCAGCAGCCGCAGCAGCCCCAGGTCCTCGTCGGTGAACCGGCGCCGCCCACCCGGCGTACGGTCGATGCCGCGCAGCAGGCCGATCTTCTCGTAGTAGCGGAGGGTGTCGATGCTGAAGCCGGTCTTCTCGGCGACCTCGGCCGGAGAATAGAAGCTCACCGAACCAGAGTCGCACCTGGAGTGCACTCCAGGTCAAGCTCCGTCCTCGCAGCGTGCGACCTCGCGCGACGGTCGGCCGCGCGCGGAGATCACGACCCCGCCCGTACTCACCACCCGAGCCTGGAGCGAGCCGCACGCGCAACGCGTCCATACCGTCTCGCCATCCGGGGTTCGGTGCCGTGACACCACCGCGTACGGGTCCTCGTCGGGCCAGCCGCAGAACGGGCAGGTACTCATGCAAGCCAGCATGGGGGCATCGGGCGTGCAGGTCCAGGTTGGATTTCTGGATTCGATCGTGAAGAATCACCTACATGATTGACCTGCGCAGGCTCACCGTCCTGCGAGCGGTCGACTACTACGGCACGGTCACCGCCGCGGCGAGGGCACTGCACCTGACGCCCTCAGCGGCGTCGCAGCAGATTCGCCAGCTGGGCAGAGAACTCGGTGTCCCGCTGCTTGAGCCGCACGGGCGCAAGGTCAGGCTCACCGGCGGTGCCCGCACCCTGCTCGCACACGCCGATGCCATCGAGGCCAGGTGGCAGCAGGCGGAGACGGAACTGCACGCCACAGCCGGCCAGCCGGCCGGGGTGGTACGGCTGGCCGGGTTCCCCACCGCCATGTGCCGATTCCTCGGTCCGGTCACCGCTGCGCTTCGGGAGCGATACCCGGCGCTGACGGTGCGGTTGCGAGAGGCCGAGACACCGCTGTGCTTCGACCTGCTGTTCAACGGTGAGATCGACATCGCGGTGGTGGAGGCCATCCCTGGCAACCCGCCTGCAGGCGACCAGCGGTTCGACCAGCGCCCGCTGCTGGACGATCCGTTTCACCTGCTGCTGCCCTGCGGTCACCGGCTCGCGGGGCGGCGCTGTGTCGAACTGTCAGAGGTGGCCGCAGAGCCGTGGATCATCGGGCCGCCCGGTGATGCGTGGCGCGTGCACGTGCTCGCCGCCTGCGCGGCTGCCGGTTTCAGCCCCACGATCGCGCACGAGGCGTGCGACTCCAGTCTCGTCGCCTCGCTGGTCGAGCTGGGACTCGGCGTGGCGCTGTTCCCGAACCTGGCACAGCTTCCTCCTGGCGCGGACGTGTGCGGCGTGGGGGTCAGCGGCACGGCGCCGTCGCGCCGGTTCCTCACCTGCACCCGGCGAGGCGCGAGGGCCGCTCCGGCCGTCGCCGCTGTGCTGGAGGCGATCGACGAACTGCTTCGGGCCGACGGTTCGGCTAGATGAACTGGTGGCGCACGATCGCCTGCTCGCGGCCCGGCCCCACGCCGATGGCGGAGATCCGCGCGCCGAGGAGTTCCTCCAGCCGCTCCACGTAGGCACGCGCGTTGGCGGGCAGTTCCTCGAAGGACCGGCACTGGCTGATGTCCTCCCACCAGCCGGGCAGTTCCTCGTAGATCGGCAACGCGTGGTGCACGTCCGTCTGGGTCATCGGCATGTCGTCGGTGCGGAAGCCGTCCACCTCGTACGCCACACACACCGGCACCCGCTCCAGCCCCGAAAGCACGTCGAGCTTGGTGAGGAAGAAGTCGGTGATGCCGTTCACGCGCGCCGCGTAGCGGCCGATGACCGCGTCGAACCAGCCGGTGCGCCGCGAGCGGCCTGTGGTGACGCCGAATTCCCCGCCCGCCTTGCGCAGGTTCTCACCTGCCTCGTCGAGCAACTCCGTAGGGAAGGGACCGGAGCCGACCCTGGTGGTGTAGGCCTTGAGAATGCCGAGCACCGTCGTGATGCGGCCCGGTCCGATGCCCGAGCCGACGCTCGCGCCGCCGGAGGTCGGGTTGGAGGAGGTCACGAACGGGTAGGTGCCGTGGTCGACGTCGAGCAGGGTTCCCTGCGAGCCCTCCAGCAGCACGGTCTGGCCCTGTTCGAGCGCCTTGTTCAGCTCAAGCCGGGTATCGGCGATGCGGTGGGCGAACCGCTCGCCCTGCTCGAGCACCGTGTCGGCGACCTCGCCCGGGTCGAGCGCCTTGCGGTTGTAGACCTTGACCAGCACCTGGTTCTTGAACTCCAGCGCCGCCTCGACCTTCTGCCGCAGGATCTTCTCGTCCAGCAGGTCCTGCACCCGCACGCCAACCCTGGCGACCTTGTCCTGGTAGCACGGGCCGATACCCCGCCCGGTCGTGCCGATCTTCTTCGCGCCCAGGTAGCGCTCGGTGACTTTGTCGATCGCCACGTGGTACGGCATGATCAGGTGCGCGTCCGCCGAGATCAACAGCCCTGCGGTGTCGACGCCGCGCTGCTCAAGTCCCGCCAGTTCGTCGAGCAGTACACCAGGGTCGACCACCACGCCGTTGCCGATCACGTTGGTCACCCCTGGCGTGAGGATTCCGGAAGGGATGAGGTGCAGCGCGAAGTCCTGCCCGTCGGGCAGCACCACCGTGTGTCCCGCGTTGTTGCCGCCCTGGTAGCGGACCACCCACTGAACCCGGTCGCCGAGCAGATCGGTGGCCTTGCCCTTGCCTTCGTCGCCCCACTGGGCGCCGATGAGCACGATCGCCGGCATGTGACACTCCTGGTAATAGACGGCAGGCGCAAGAATTGCCGGTGCATGAGCCTAACCGAGGAGTTTCGCGTGCGTGGACTGGTGCTGGCTTGCGGTGACGCCGCCGACTCGCTGCCACCCGCCGGGCAGGCTCGCATCGAATCGGTTCCCGCCCGCCCCGGCAAGGCCGACGTCGATCCACTGCTCACCCCGGCGCTTGTCGTCGCGGGCACCGACGCCGACCTCGCGGCCGTGGTGCTACGGCTGCTACGCAAGAACCTGGTGGCCGAGACGACGGTCGGCTATGTCCCCACGGACCCCCGCTCGGCTGTCGCCGCGCTGTGGCGGCTGCCGACCGACCCAGGGAAGGCCATGCGGCTCGCGCTGACGGGCCCGGACCGGCCGGTACCGCTGATCAGGGACGACGTAGGCGGCGTGCTGGTCGGGCAGGGCGAACTACCCCGGGTGCGTGGGATCGCGTACTGCGACGACACCGTGGCGTTGCGGGGTGAGGCCCGTTCGGTAGTCGTGCACCCGAGTGACGTAGCCGCCGAAGGCCTCGTCGTCACGGTCACCAGGGGGCGGCTGCGCAGGCGCAGGGACGTCTTCACTTCGCGGGCGTTCCAGCTCGGCTGCGACCCGCTGGTCCCGATGTCCGACGGCGTACCCCACCCTCGGCCGATCGACCGCTGGACCTGGTACCGGCATACGGAGGATCTTCGGCTCGTCCGGCCCCCCAGTTAACCCGAAAGTGTTGATCACGTAACCCTACTCAGCCACAGTCTGGAACCGACCCACCTCACCACGGAAACGGCTGAGAGGTTCGCAGTGCCGAAACCCCGCACTCTCTGGCAAGGACTGACCACGCTGAGTGCCGCCTTCACGCTCATGGCATGCGCCAACGTGACCGCCGTGGCCGACCCTCCTGGAATCCCGGACGAGGCCACGGCACGAGCGCAACTGGCGGAACTGACGGTGGCCCCGGAAGGCTCACCGGACGGCTACGACCGCGACAAGTTCCCGCACTGGAGCGACCAGGGCGACAACTGCAACACCCGCGAGACCGTGCTGGCACGCGACGGCGACAACGTCGAAACCGGCAACGACTGCTATCCCACGTCCGGAACCTGGACCAGCCCCTACGACGGGGACACGTGGTCGGAGCCTTCCGATGTCGACATCGACCACGTCGTGCCGCTCGCCGACGCCTGGCGCACCGGCGCCTCGGAGTGGACCACCGCGAAACGCGAACGCTTCGCCAACGACCTCGAGGGCCCGCAACTGATCGCGGTGACGGACAACGTCAACCAGGAGAAGGGTGACAAGTCGCCCGACGAGTGGAAACCGCCGAGGCAGAGCTACTGGTGCACCTACGCCAGCATGTGGATCAACGTCAAGTACCGCTGGGAACTCACCGTCGACGAGGCCGAGCACGCCGCACTCGCCGACATGCTCGACCGCTGCTGAACGGCGATGCAGCGCTGTGACGAGTCATCCTGCGACGAGTCACGCTGAAACGAGTAGCAGCAAGCCGCTACTACAGCCCGGTCGCCTCGACGGCGGCCGGGTCGGAGTCGGCGAGGAGTTGCCTGCACCTTTCGTACTCGTCGTCCTCGCCGAGGCGACCGGCTGCCTTGGCGAGTGCGGCGAGTGCGCGCAGGAAACCCTGGTTGGGGCGGTGTGACCACGGCACGGGACCGAATCCCTTCCAACCCGCCCTGCGCAACTGGTCGAGCCCACGGTGATAGCCGGTGCGGGCGTAGGCGTAGGCGGCGACCAGTTCCTCCCGCGCGATAGCGCGCTCGGCGAGCGCGGCCCACGCCTCACTGAAGTCGAGATACTCCGCGGCGACCTCGGCCGGGTCGGTGCCGGTGTCCATGGCGGCCTGCGCTTGCGGCCGATCCGGCAGTTTGGTCGCGTCCGGTTCCAACAGGTTGCCGTGCATCATGAGGTCATTCTGCCGTACCGGTCGAAGCGAGCCTTCACAGCAGCAACGTGAGCATAGTGGTGGCACCTGCCAGCACCAGGGCCACGATCAGAACCGCGGCCACCACTCGTCTCGGCATCATGGAAAGCCATCGTAAAAAGGAACGGCTCGTCGCGGGCACACCGCCCGCGACGAACCGCCGTCGCGCCTACAGCTTGTTGCCCGCCGACTTCAGGTTCTGCGCCGCCTCGACAACCCGGGCAGCCATCGAGCCTTCCGCGACCTTGAGGTAGCTGCGCGGGTCGTAGACCTTCTTGTTGCCGACCTCGCCGTCGATCTTCAGCACCCCGTCGTAGTTCTTGAACATGTGATCCGCGATGGGTCGGCTGAACGCGTACTGGGTGTCGGTGTCCACGTTCATCTTCACCACGCCGTAGGAGACCGCCTCGTGGATCTCCTCCAGCAGCGACCCGGACCCGCCGTGGAACACCAGCTCAAACGGCTTCGAGCCCTCAGCAAGCCCCAGCTTCTCCTCGGCCACCCGCTGCCCGCGCCTTAGCACGTCGGGCCGCAGCTTCACCGCGCCCGGCTTGTAGGAGCCGTGCACGTTGCCGAACGTCGCCGCGAGCAGGTACCTGCCCTTCTCACCGGCTCCCAGCGCGTCGACGGTCTTGAGGAAGTCACCCTCCGCGGTGTAGAGCTTCTCGTTGATCTCGTTGGAGACGCCGTCCTCCTCACCGCCGACGACGCCGATCTCAACCTCAAGGATGATCTTCGCGGCGGCGGTGCGCTCCAGCAGGTCGGCCGCTACCTTGAGGTTCTCGTCGAGGTCGATGGCGGAGCCGTCCCACATGTGGGACTGGAACAGCGGGTTCTTGCCCGCGTTGACGCGCTCCTTGGAGATCTCGATCAGCGGGTTCACGAAGCCGTCGAGCTTGTCCTTGGGACAGTGGTCGGTGTGCAACGCGACGTTGATCGGGTACTTGGCCGCGACGACGTGCGCGAACTCGGCCAGCGCGGTCGCACCCGTCACCATGTCCTTCACCTTCTGCCCCGATGCGAACTCGGCGCCACCGGTGGAGAACTGGATGATCCCGTCGCTTTCAGCCTCCGCGAAGCCGCGCAGGGCCGCGTTCAGGGTTTCCGACGAGGTCACGTTGATGGCCGGGTACGCGAACTCGTTCGCCTTGGCCCGGTCCAGCATCTCGGCGTAGATCTCGGGTGTGGCGATGGGCATCGGCTGTCCTCCTCGAGAGCGGGCGCTTTACCCCGCAATCCTACGAGGGTCGCCGCCACGTCGCGGCGCGCCAGTTACGGCGCCGGTCACAGCAGCTCCTTGGCTAGCGCGCGGTAGGTGGGCAACGGGTCGGCGTCGACTGGAAGAGCCTGTACGCAAACGTGGTCGGCACCGGCTCGCAGGTGTTCCCTGACCCCGCGTGCGACAGTCTCGGCGTCGCCGTGCACGGCCAGCGCGTCGATGAGCCGGTCGCTCCCTCCGTCTGCGATGTCCTGCTCGGACCAGCCGAGTCGCTTCAGGTTGTTCACGTAGTTCACCAGCCCGAGGTAGGGCCTGCTGACCACCGGCCGAGCGATGTTCCTCGCGCGCTCCGGATCGGTGTCGAGCACCACCTTCTGCTCAGGAGCCAGCAGCACGCCCTCGCCCACGACCTGCCGTGCCCAGCGAGTGTGGTCCGGAGTGGTCAGGTACGGGTGCGCCCCCGCGGTGCGCTCGGCGGCGAGCCTGAGTGCCTTGGGACCGAGCGCGGCGAGGACCACGTCCGAAGCGGCAACGCCCGCGCGGTCGAGCTCGTCGAGGTAGGCCACCATCTTGTCGTAGGGCTTGCGGTACTCCTTCGTCGCTTCCGGGTGCCCCACGCCGACGCCGAGCACGAACCGGCCGGGGTGCTTGTCGACGATTCGGTGGTAGGAACGCGCCACCGATGCGGCGTCGTCCTTCCACATGTTCACGATCCCGGTAGCCACCGTGATTGTGCTGGTGGCGTCGAGCAGCGTGTCCACGACTTCGAGGTCGGCAGGAGGCGAGCCGCCAACCCAGATCGTGCCGTAGCCGAGCCGCTCGACCTCCACGGCCAGTTCCGGGCTCAGCCCGTTCGCCCACCGCCAGATACCGATCTCACCCAGGTTCGCAGTCATGTCCTCCGCAACAGCCCGATGAGGTGCGGGCATTCCCGACAAGTTCCTACCAAGCAGTAGCCTACCGCGAGTAAGTTACGGTACGGTGCGCTTCGAGACGCACCGATGGAGGCACGAATGGCGTTCCTGGCCGGCAAGAGCGTGAAGAACAAGGTTGTGCTCATCACCGGGGCAGCGAGAGGAATCGGCGCCGGACTGGCCGAGCGGCTGGCCGAGGACGGCGCGAAGGTCGCGCTTGTCGGTCTGGAGGCGGCCGAGCAGGAGAAGGTCGCAGCCCGCATCGGCGAGGCCGCTCGCTGCTGGGAAGCCGACGTCACCGACTGGACCGCACTGGAGCAGGCCACCAAGGGCGTCGTGGAGCACTTCGGCGGCATCGACATCGTCATCGCCAACGCCGGGATAGCCACCACCGGGTTCGTCCGCTCGATCGACCCGGTGGCCTTCGAGAAGGTGATCGAGGTCGACCTCCTCGGCGTGTGGCGGACCTTCCGGGTCACCCTGCCGCACGTCA
Proteins encoded:
- a CDS encoding glycerophosphodiester phosphodiesterase, which encodes MAGFAVLSITGVAGPASPADAAPKEAGAESGFVVVGHRGASGYRPEHTLASYELAARMGADYIEPDLVTTKDGVLVARHEPEIGGTTDVASHPEFADRKTTKVVDGEPVTGWFAEDFTLSELKTLRAQERIPQLRPNNTIYDGRYQIPTLQEVIDLAKRLSRELHREIGIYPETKHPTYFRQQGLALEPALVRALRRNGLDRPNAKVYVQSFEVGNLVELNRTLRVPLVQLIGGSGAPYDFVASGDPRTYDDLVTPEGLAEIATYADGLGPTKDRIIPRDENGYLTEPTALVDDAHRLGLAVHPWTFRAENAFLPAELRSSDDPAAWGDILAEYETFLATGIDGVFADQPDIAVEAARQRR
- a CDS encoding adenylosuccinate synthase, producing the protein MPAIVLIGAQWGDEGKGKATDLLGDRVQWVVRYQGGNNAGHTVVLPDGQDFALHLIPSGILTPGVTNVIGNGVVVDPGVLLDELAGLEQRGVDTAGLLISADAHLIMPYHVAIDKVTERYLGAKKIGTTGRGIGPCYQDKVARVGVRVQDLLDEKILRQKVEAALEFKNQVLVKVYNRKALDPGEVADTVLEQGERFAHRIADTRLELNKALEQGQTVLLEGSQGTLLDVDHGTYPFVTSSNPTSGGASVGSGIGPGRITTVLGILKAYTTRVGSGPFPTELLDEAGENLRKAGGEFGVTTGRSRRTGWFDAVIGRYAARVNGITDFFLTKLDVLSGLERVPVCVAYEVDGFRTDDMPMTQTDVHHALPIYEELPGWWEDISQCRSFEELPANARAYVERLEELLGARISAIGVGPGREQAIVRHQFI
- a CDS encoding DUF3151 domain-containing protein, which codes for MMHGNLLEPDATKLPDRPQAQAAMDTGTDPAEVAAEYLDFSEAWAALAERAIAREELVAAYAYARTGYHRGLDQLRRAGWKGFGPVPWSHRPNQGFLRALAALAKAAGRLGEDDEYERCRQLLADSDPAAVEATGL
- the purD gene encoding phosphoribosylamine--glycine ligase; translated protein: MRVLVIGSGAREHALALAASHDPAVTALGCAPGNAGTAALAEAVGVDLTEVSDIAAAAVRWKADLVVIGPEVPLVAGAADAVRKAGIACFGPSARAARIEGSKSLAKEIMAAAKVPTARSEVVDNPAHLDAALGRFGPTWVVKDDGLAAGKGVVVTGDVERARKHALMLLDGGHPVVLESFLDGPEASLFCLVDGRTVVPLLPAQDFKRVGDGDTGPNTGGMGAYAPLPWAPPGLVDDVVSAVVQPVVDELASRGTPFSGLLYAGLALTTQGPQVIEFNCRFGDPETQAVLALLRTPIAGLLHATATGSLADHPPLEWADGAAVTVVIAADGYPGRPRTGDVVSGSEAEGVLHAGTRRRDDGAVVSSGGRVLSVVGTGDDLAAAREQAYERVAKVHLPGAHHRTDIALRAVRGEIVVPTG
- a CDS encoding HNH endonuclease family protein, coding for MACANVTAVADPPGIPDEATARAQLAELTVAPEGSPDGYDRDKFPHWSDQGDNCNTRETVLARDGDNVETGNDCYPTSGTWTSPYDGDTWSEPSDVDIDHVVPLADAWRTGASEWTTAKRERFANDLEGPQLIAVTDNVNQEKGDKSPDEWKPPRQSYWCTYASMWINVKYRWELTVDEAEHAALADMLDRC
- a CDS encoding LLM class F420-dependent oxidoreductase: MTANLGEIGIWRWANGLSPELAVEVERLGYGTIWVGGSPPADLEVVDTLLDATSTITVATGIVNMWKDDAASVARSYHRIVDKHPGRFVLGVGVGHPEATKEYRKPYDKMVAYLDELDRAGVAASDVVLAALGPKALRLAAERTAGAHPYLTTPDHTRWARQVVGEGVLLAPEQKVVLDTDPERARNIARPVVSRPYLGLVNYVNNLKRLGWSEQDIADGGSDRLIDALAVHGDAETVARGVREHLRAGADHVCVQALPVDADPLPTYRALAKELL
- a CDS encoding LysR family transcriptional regulator; this translates as MIDLRRLTVLRAVDYYGTVTAAARALHLTPSAASQQIRQLGRELGVPLLEPHGRKVRLTGGARTLLAHADAIEARWQQAETELHATAGQPAGVVRLAGFPTAMCRFLGPVTAALRERYPALTVRLREAETPLCFDLLFNGEIDIAVVEAIPGNPPAGDQRFDQRPLLDDPFHLLLPCGHRLAGRRCVELSEVAAEPWIIGPPGDAWRVHVLAACAAAGFSPTIAHEACDSSLVASLVELGLGVALFPNLAQLPPGADVCGVGVSGTAPSRRFLTCTRRGARAAPAVAAVLEAIDELLRADGSAR
- the fbaA gene encoding class II fructose-bisphosphate aldolase, yielding MPIATPEIYAEMLDRAKANEFAYPAINVTSSETLNAALRGFAEAESDGIIQFSTGGAEFASGQKVKDMVTGATALAEFAHVVAAKYPINVALHTDHCPKDKLDGFVNPLIEISKERVNAGKNPLFQSHMWDGSAIDLDENLKVAADLLERTAAAKIILEVEIGVVGGEEDGVSNEINEKLYTAEGDFLKTVDALGAGEKGRYLLAATFGNVHGSYKPGAVKLRPDVLRRGQRVAEEKLGLAEGSKPFELVFHGGSGSLLEEIHEAVSYGVVKMNVDTDTQYAFSRPIADHMFKNYDGVLKIDGEVGNKKVYDPRSYLKVAEGSMAARVVEAAQNLKSAGNKL
- a CDS encoding MerR family transcriptional regulator encodes the protein MSFYSPAEVAEKTGFSIDTLRYYEKIGLLRGIDRTPGGRRRFTDEDLGLLRLLRCLRDTEMPIAQMLRYVDLLHDGQAGVRQRLAILVEHDQRVEQQINRLLEHRRLIRRKIERYSAAACDGDRMLEAAGQGN